Proteins found in one Hevea brasiliensis isolate MT/VB/25A 57/8 chromosome 18, ASM3005281v1, whole genome shotgun sequence genomic segment:
- the LOC110664715 gene encoding ubiquitin carboxyl-terminal hydrolase 20 isoform X2 — translation MDQSPSNRNGPSSISTIIADSVKTLDGSSQSAHSEVQGDRFYLPRSSNPNGSSIISISPRNQLLVPSLSDGSRSQVLVPSHIETRDYGYVVSSDGRESSLPSPTESQDNQCLVPVTVDPLPRVTRHGDGDNCDDHKSPMQIESARGPSSSLGARLLDGEHNEEDFDDTEVNFEKDRQLSERPCGNRYYSCNCNELLGDFCGPRDPAYHRRGPCGQCSDFQFHSEWNSPWQPSRDRWGWRRENRETVVTGVGAGLSNLGNTCFINAILQCFTHTVSFVKALNSCNHLVPCQRGIEGFCAVCTLHEHIEASLASSGKIISPSKVVDNLNHISSCFYRYQQEDAHEFLQCLLDKLERCLNSNLNNETSSSENDNIVKCVFGGRLVSKLLCCNCGHFSDKYEPLIDLSLEIEDVKTLQDALESFTKVEKIEDSDTKFRCDNCKEEVSREKQLMLDQAPSVATLHLKRFKTDGSSVEKIGKHVEFPLYLDLKPYTNVSQESDDSQVNLKYHLYATVVHNGSSPTSGHYFCYVRSSPNTWHKLDDSMVIRVDEEVVLSDAAYILFYAREGTAWFSSLMESQKDCLDLSNTSPKSVLDSMDTECTAYPHLANIDDCKASATKSYVEGGSVTIMDVEGASAHSSNVTVLEADQINETGNAAEGLSAHVNEAGNGTEEFSAHISCGSRQSGLKLCCDKSRPGILANDVSVSLGAIGCHDGTLHKEKMDALPSIDGNNCGEGANRNERNGFHPLTPPRSKSPDVNFGGFSETRHHIRQDNLKLENSLNYNRSKRATNDERMEAVRLTRSMPSARKNKLLAAMNPQIDKKRRLRSSPCKQASLPGSRRKLNHRLAALH, via the exons ATGGATCAATCACCTTCAAATCGTAATGGGCCTTCATCAATTTCAACCATCATAGCTGATTCTGTCAAAACCCTAGACGGGTCTTCACAATCTGCACATAGTGAAGTCCAAGGCGACCGGTTTTACCTTCCTCGGTCATCAAATCCAAATGGGTCTTCAATTATTTCAATTAGTCCACGTAACCAGTTGTTGGTTCCTTCATTGTCAGATGGGTCACGCAGTCAAGTGCTGGTCCCTAGTCATATTGAGACCAGAGATTATGGATATGTTGTTTCGTCTGATGGAAGGGAGTCCTCATTACCTTCACCAACGGAATCTCAAGATAACCAGTGTTTGGTCCCTGTAACAGTCGATCCACTTCCAAGAGTAACCCGACATGGCGATGGCGACAATTGTGATGACCACAAGTCACCTATGCAAATAGAGTCTGCCAGAGGCCCTTCAAGTTCATTAGGCGCAAGGCTTCTTGATGGAGAGCATAATGAAGAAGATTTTGATGATACTGAAGTCAATTTTGAAAAAGACAGACAACTTTCTGAGCGCCCATGTGGCAATCGTTATTATTCTTGCAACTGTAACGAATTATTGGGCGATTTTTGCGGACCTCGTGATCCTGCTTATCATCGTCGTGGACCTTGTGGTCAGTGTAGCGATTTCCAGTTTCATTCAGAGTGGAATAGTCCATGGCAACCTTCAAGAGATCGCTGGGGGTGGCGCAGAGAAAACAGA GAAACTGTAGTTACTGGGGTG GGTGCTGGGCTTTCTAATCTTGGGAACACTTGCTTTATTAATGCAATCCTGCAATGCTTTACACATACTGTGTCATTTGTTAAGGCTCTTAATTCTTGCAATCATTTAGTGCCTTGCCAGC GTGGTATTGAAGGATTTTGTGCTGTTTGTACCCTTCATGAGCACATTGAAGCATCCTTAGCCTCTTCTGGAAAGATCATATCACCTTCGAAAGTTGTTGATAATTTAAATC ACATTTCATCTTGTTTTTATAGGTACCAGCAGGAAGATGCTCACGAATTCCTTCAATGCTTATTAGATAAACTTGAAAGATGTCTGAATTCAAACCTGAATAATGAGACCTCATCTTCTGAAAATGATAACATAGTGAAGTGCGTATTTGGGGGTCGTCTTGTAAGCAAA CTGCTATGTTGCAACTGTGGTCACTTTTCTGATAAATATGAACCCCTGATTGACTTGAGTTTGGAGATTGAGGATGTGAAAACTCTTCAAGATGCTCTAGAATCTTTCACCAAGGTGGAGAAAATTGAAGATTCTGATACAAAGTTTAGATGTGACAACTGTAAGGAGGAAGTTTCTAGGGAGAAGCAACTTATGCTGGATCAGGCTCCTTCGGTTGCTACTTTGCATTTAAAGAGATTCAAGACAGATGGATCCTCTGTTGAGAAGATTGGCAAGCATGTAGAGTTTCCATTATATTTGGACTTGAAGCCCTACACCAACGTCAGTCAAGAAAGTGATGACAGTCAG GTAAATTTGAAGTATCACCTGTATGCAACTGTGGTGCATAATGGATCTTCACCCACTTCTGGTCATTACTTTTGCTACGTACGGTCCTCTCCAAACACATGGCATAAGCTAGATGACTCAATG GTAATTagggttgatgaagaggtggtgcTATCTGATGCTGCCTACATTCTGTTTTATGCCAGAGAGGGTACAGCCTGGTTTTCCAGTTTGATGGAATCACAAAAGGATTGCTTGGACCTTTCAAATACATCACCCAAATCAGTGCTGGATAGCATGGATACTGAATGCACTGCATATCCTCATTTGGCTAATATTGATGATTGCAAAGCCAGTGCCACTAAAAGTTATGTTGAGGGGGGCAGTGTTACTATAATGGATGTTGAGGGGGCTTCAGCCCACTCTTCAAATGTAACGGTTCTTGAAGCAGATCAGATTAATGAAACAGGGAATGCTGCTGAGGGACTTTCTGCTCACGTTAATGAAGCAGGGAATGGTACTGAGGAATTTTCAGCTCATATTTCTTGTGGATCTAGACAGAGTGGATTGAAATTATGCTGTGATAAGTCCAGGCCTGGTATCCTGGCCAATGATGTTTCTGTTTCACTTGGAGCTATCGGTTGCCATGATGGAACTTTGCATAAAGAGAAAATGGATGCTTTGCCTTCTATTGATGGAAATAACTGTGGTGAGGGTGCTAACAGAAATGAAAGAAATGGTTTCCATCCTCTGACGCCACCCAGATCAAAAAGTCCAGATGTGAATTTTGGAGGGTTTTCAG AAACAAGACATCATATCCGGCAAGATAATTTGAAATTGGAGAATTCATTAAACTATAATAGATCTAAAAGGGCCACTAATGATGAGAGAATGGAAGCTGTGAGATTAACTAGGAGTATGCCTAGTGCAAGAAAAAACAAACTTTTGGCTGCTATGAATCCCCAAATTGACAAGAAAAGAAGATTAAGATCATCGCCATGTAAACAGGCCAGTCTTCCAGGTTCTCGCCGTAAGCTCAATCATCGTTTAGCAGCTTTGCATTGA
- the LOC110664715 gene encoding ubiquitin carboxyl-terminal hydrolase 20 isoform X1, which yields MDQSPSNRNGPSSISTIIADSVKTLDGSSQSAHSEVQGDRFYLPRSSNPNGSSIISISPRNQLLVPSLSDGSRSQVLVPSHIETRDYGYVVSSDGRESSLPSPTESQDNQCLVPVTVDPLPRVTRHGDGDNCDDHKSPMQIESARGPSSSLGARLLDGEHNEEDFDDTEVNFEKDRQLSERPCGNRYYSCNCNELLGDFCGPRDPAYHRRGPCGQCSDFQFHSEWNSPWQPSRDRWGWRRENREDMPLGFSLPVKETVVTGVGAGLSNLGNTCFINAILQCFTHTVSFVKALNSCNHLVPCQRGIEGFCAVCTLHEHIEASLASSGKIISPSKVVDNLNHISSCFYRYQQEDAHEFLQCLLDKLERCLNSNLNNETSSSENDNIVKCVFGGRLVSKLLCCNCGHFSDKYEPLIDLSLEIEDVKTLQDALESFTKVEKIEDSDTKFRCDNCKEEVSREKQLMLDQAPSVATLHLKRFKTDGSSVEKIGKHVEFPLYLDLKPYTNVSQESDDSQVNLKYHLYATVVHNGSSPTSGHYFCYVRSSPNTWHKLDDSMVIRVDEEVVLSDAAYILFYAREGTAWFSSLMESQKDCLDLSNTSPKSVLDSMDTECTAYPHLANIDDCKASATKSYVEGGSVTIMDVEGASAHSSNVTVLEADQINETGNAAEGLSAHVNEAGNGTEEFSAHISCGSRQSGLKLCCDKSRPGILANDVSVSLGAIGCHDGTLHKEKMDALPSIDGNNCGEGANRNERNGFHPLTPPRSKSPDVNFGGFSETRHHIRQDNLKLENSLNYNRSKRATNDERMEAVRLTRSMPSARKNKLLAAMNPQIDKKRRLRSSPCKQASLPGSRRKLNHRLAALH from the exons ATGGATCAATCACCTTCAAATCGTAATGGGCCTTCATCAATTTCAACCATCATAGCTGATTCTGTCAAAACCCTAGACGGGTCTTCACAATCTGCACATAGTGAAGTCCAAGGCGACCGGTTTTACCTTCCTCGGTCATCAAATCCAAATGGGTCTTCAATTATTTCAATTAGTCCACGTAACCAGTTGTTGGTTCCTTCATTGTCAGATGGGTCACGCAGTCAAGTGCTGGTCCCTAGTCATATTGAGACCAGAGATTATGGATATGTTGTTTCGTCTGATGGAAGGGAGTCCTCATTACCTTCACCAACGGAATCTCAAGATAACCAGTGTTTGGTCCCTGTAACAGTCGATCCACTTCCAAGAGTAACCCGACATGGCGATGGCGACAATTGTGATGACCACAAGTCACCTATGCAAATAGAGTCTGCCAGAGGCCCTTCAAGTTCATTAGGCGCAAGGCTTCTTGATGGAGAGCATAATGAAGAAGATTTTGATGATACTGAAGTCAATTTTGAAAAAGACAGACAACTTTCTGAGCGCCCATGTGGCAATCGTTATTATTCTTGCAACTGTAACGAATTATTGGGCGATTTTTGCGGACCTCGTGATCCTGCTTATCATCGTCGTGGACCTTGTGGTCAGTGTAGCGATTTCCAGTTTCATTCAGAGTGGAATAGTCCATGGCAACCTTCAAGAGATCGCTGGGGGTGGCGCAGAGAAAACAGAGAAGATATGCCCCTGGGTTTCTCGCTTCCTGTGAAGGAAACTGTAGTTACTGGGGTG GGTGCTGGGCTTTCTAATCTTGGGAACACTTGCTTTATTAATGCAATCCTGCAATGCTTTACACATACTGTGTCATTTGTTAAGGCTCTTAATTCTTGCAATCATTTAGTGCCTTGCCAGC GTGGTATTGAAGGATTTTGTGCTGTTTGTACCCTTCATGAGCACATTGAAGCATCCTTAGCCTCTTCTGGAAAGATCATATCACCTTCGAAAGTTGTTGATAATTTAAATC ACATTTCATCTTGTTTTTATAGGTACCAGCAGGAAGATGCTCACGAATTCCTTCAATGCTTATTAGATAAACTTGAAAGATGTCTGAATTCAAACCTGAATAATGAGACCTCATCTTCTGAAAATGATAACATAGTGAAGTGCGTATTTGGGGGTCGTCTTGTAAGCAAA CTGCTATGTTGCAACTGTGGTCACTTTTCTGATAAATATGAACCCCTGATTGACTTGAGTTTGGAGATTGAGGATGTGAAAACTCTTCAAGATGCTCTAGAATCTTTCACCAAGGTGGAGAAAATTGAAGATTCTGATACAAAGTTTAGATGTGACAACTGTAAGGAGGAAGTTTCTAGGGAGAAGCAACTTATGCTGGATCAGGCTCCTTCGGTTGCTACTTTGCATTTAAAGAGATTCAAGACAGATGGATCCTCTGTTGAGAAGATTGGCAAGCATGTAGAGTTTCCATTATATTTGGACTTGAAGCCCTACACCAACGTCAGTCAAGAAAGTGATGACAGTCAG GTAAATTTGAAGTATCACCTGTATGCAACTGTGGTGCATAATGGATCTTCACCCACTTCTGGTCATTACTTTTGCTACGTACGGTCCTCTCCAAACACATGGCATAAGCTAGATGACTCAATG GTAATTagggttgatgaagaggtggtgcTATCTGATGCTGCCTACATTCTGTTTTATGCCAGAGAGGGTACAGCCTGGTTTTCCAGTTTGATGGAATCACAAAAGGATTGCTTGGACCTTTCAAATACATCACCCAAATCAGTGCTGGATAGCATGGATACTGAATGCACTGCATATCCTCATTTGGCTAATATTGATGATTGCAAAGCCAGTGCCACTAAAAGTTATGTTGAGGGGGGCAGTGTTACTATAATGGATGTTGAGGGGGCTTCAGCCCACTCTTCAAATGTAACGGTTCTTGAAGCAGATCAGATTAATGAAACAGGGAATGCTGCTGAGGGACTTTCTGCTCACGTTAATGAAGCAGGGAATGGTACTGAGGAATTTTCAGCTCATATTTCTTGTGGATCTAGACAGAGTGGATTGAAATTATGCTGTGATAAGTCCAGGCCTGGTATCCTGGCCAATGATGTTTCTGTTTCACTTGGAGCTATCGGTTGCCATGATGGAACTTTGCATAAAGAGAAAATGGATGCTTTGCCTTCTATTGATGGAAATAACTGTGGTGAGGGTGCTAACAGAAATGAAAGAAATGGTTTCCATCCTCTGACGCCACCCAGATCAAAAAGTCCAGATGTGAATTTTGGAGGGTTTTCAG AAACAAGACATCATATCCGGCAAGATAATTTGAAATTGGAGAATTCATTAAACTATAATAGATCTAAAAGGGCCACTAATGATGAGAGAATGGAAGCTGTGAGATTAACTAGGAGTATGCCTAGTGCAAGAAAAAACAAACTTTTGGCTGCTATGAATCCCCAAATTGACAAGAAAAGAAGATTAAGATCATCGCCATGTAAACAGGCCAGTCTTCCAGGTTCTCGCCGTAAGCTCAATCATCGTTTAGCAGCTTTGCATTGA
- the LOC110664716 gene encoding glycine-rich cell wall structural protein 1.8-like produces MGTCAVLVPVLFVLLALSVCSATRILLTHDEAAGIPVYAYATGHGGGGVGGEGGDGGVGYGAGGKHGVGYGSGGGKGSGTGYGSSEGYAGGGGSGGGSGFGIGGEHGAGYGSGGGEGGGHGAGYGGEHGVGYGGGGGSGNGGGYGGVVGEHGTGYNHGVEYGAGGGSGGGYGGGDDHGVGHGGGSGSDGGGGYGVGGEHGTGGGYGAGGGYGGGEGGGYGGASGEHGEGGGGGSGGGSGGGYGAGGAHGGGYGGGEGSGHGAGAIGGYGGVGGGGGGGSGGGGGGGYGAGGAHGGGYGGGEGSGHGAGAIGGYSGVGGGGGSGGGGGSGGGGGGGYGVGGAHGGGYGGGEGEGGGHGSGAIGGYGGVGGGGGGGSGGGGGYEAGGAHGGGYGSGEGGGHGGGGGSGGSGGGYGAGSGYGGGGDGGSGGGYGAGSGYGGGGGQGGAHGGGYAP; encoded by the exons ATGGGTACTTGCGCAGTTCTTGTTCCTGTTTTGTTTGTGTTATTGGCTTTGAGCGTATGCTCTGCCACTAGAATTCTCCTCACTCATGATGAAGCAGCTGGCATCCCAGTTTATGCCTATGCCACTGGTCATGGAGGTGGGGGTGTTGGTGGAGAAGGTGGTGATGGTGGAGTTGGTTATGGTGCTGGAGGCAAGCATGGTGTAGGATATGGAAGTGGGGGTGGAAAAGGTAGTGGCACAGGCTATGGTTCTTCTGAAGGATatgctggtggtggtggtagtggtggtggtagtggtttTGGTATTGGAGGTGAGCATGGTGCAGGATATGGAAGTGGTGGTGGGGAAGGTGGTGGCCACGGAGCTGGATATGGTGGAGAACATGGAGTTGGATATGGGGGTGGTGGTGGCAGTGGAAATGGAGGTGGTTATGGCGGTGTTGTAGGAGAGCATGGCACGGGTTACAACCATGGCGTCGAATATGGAGCTGGAGGAGGCAGTGGTGGTGGATATGGTGGTGGAGATGACCATGGTGTAGGGCATGGAGGTGGTAGCGGGAGTGATGGTGGAGGCGGCTATGGTGTTGGTGGAGAAcatggtactggtggaggttatGGTGCTGGAGGGGGATATGGTGGTGGagaagggggaggatatggcggtGCTAGTGGAGAACATGGTGAAGGAGGTGGCGGTGGAAGTGGTGGTGGCAGTGGAGGAGGTTATGGAGCAGGAGGAGCACATGGAGGAGGATATGGTGGAGGAGAAGGAAGTGGTCATGGTGCTGGGGCTATAGGTGGATATGGTGGtgttggaggaggaggtggtggtggAAGTGGTGGTGGCGGTGGAGGAGGTTATGGAGCAGGAGGAGCACATGGAGGAGGATATGGTGGAGGAGAAGGAAGTGGTCATGGTGCTGGAGCTATAGGTGGATATAGTGGTGTTGGAGGAGGTGGTGGAAGTGGTGGAGGTGGTGGAAGTGGTGGTGGCGGTGGAGGAGGTTATGGAGTAGGAGGAGCACATGGAGGAGGTTATGGTGGAGGAGAAGGAG AAGGAGGTGGTCATGGTTCTGGAGCTATAGGTGGATATGGTGGTGttggaggaggtggtggtggtggaagtGGTGGAGGAGGAGGTTATGAAGCAGGAGGAGCACATGGAGGAGGATATGGTAGTGGAGAAGGAGGTGgtcatggtggtggtggtggcagcgGTGGCAGTGGAGGTGGTTATGGTGCTGGAAGTGGGTATGGAGGCGGAGGCGACGGTGGCAGTGGAGGTGGTTATGGTGCTGGAAGTGGATATGGAGGTGGTGGAGGTCAGGGTGGTGCCCATGGTGGTGGCTATGCGCCTTAA